In Thermodesulfovibrionia bacterium, the DNA window TATACCGGCGCCGCCGTTAATAAAATTAAAGACCATCTGCTGAGTCACAGCCTTTGGGAACGCGGACACGCCTTCATCAGCAACGCCGTGATCTCCCGCGAATGTGAAGACAGCCTTCTTATCAAGCGAGGGCATAGGATTTTCTGTAATAGCGACGAGCTGTTTTGCAAACTCCTCAAGCCTTCCGAGACTGCCCTGCGGTTTTGTAAGGCTGTCCAGACGCATTTGCGCCTGCTCTGCAAACTTGCTGTTAACACTTGTTATACCTGAACATATATTTTTTAAGTCCATTGATTCTCCTTTTATTTTATCTTTATCGGTATCCCGGCGGTTACAAGATAAACTTCATCTGCGATCTCCGCAACCTTCTGATTTAAAAATCCCGCCGTATCTCTGAACCTTCTCGCGAGTTCATTCTCAGGCACAATGCCCATCCCGACCTCGTTAGATACGATAAAGAGTTTTGAGTTATTTGCTTTTTTCATTAAGTCTTCCAACACAGCGATCAGACCATCTATTTCCCTGCTGCAATCCATATTGCCGCAGATCAGATTTGATAGCCAGAGCGTAAGACAATCAAGAACAACAACGCTGTACTTAGTGTCTGCATCGGAAATGATCTCAGGAATTTTGAACGGCTCTTCAAAGGTATCCCACTCAGCTCCGCGCTCATCCTTGTGCTTCCTGATGCGCTCCTTCATCTCATCGTCAAGCGCCTGAGCAGTTGCGATATACGCCTTTCGCCCGTCAATTTTCTCTGCCTCTCTCAGAGCAAAAGAGCTCTTTCCGCTCCGCGCCCCGCCTGTTATAAATACTATCTTGTTTTTCATATCTCCCTAATCATCCAGCCTGTAGGTCACAGGCACCTCGACCCTGTCTTCAATATAAGGATACGGGCCTGCCTTTTTAATTGCTTTCATAGTAGCCTCATCAAGCATGTTATATCCTGAACTCTTCAGAACTTCGATCTCACTTGGCTCTCCACTTGCTCCGATCCTGAAGCTGACATGTACCGTGCCCTCAATACCCCTTCTTCTTGCTATCTTAGGATATGTCTTTTCTCGTTCAATCGCCGAGCTGATAAGCTTAAGCGCATCAGATTCCGAGATGCCGCCTCTCTTATCATCTGTTGTTTTGGAGCTTGTAATGATTTCTTCTCCGCCCTGTATGGAATTTGTATATTCCATCTTCTCGTTGGAAAACGTTATGTCAGAGCCTTTAGCTGCGCCTGATGTATCTCCGGGATCAATAGAGAGAGATTTCGTAAAGCTAACTTCTCTATTGTCAGATTCAGGATCCCTCGATATTATCTCTTCATCATGCTCTCTTTTATTTACAATCAGAGCAGGCTCTTTCTGCATCTTCTTAACCACTGTTTTCTTTAATGAGACATCTTTTGTAACTGCCTTTGCGGGTTTCTCGACATCGGACTTAAGGTCTATAAAGAAGACCTTCTCATTCAGCATCTTCCCGCTCTCCCCCTGGAATCTCACTGCAAGCAGGAGAAGAGCGGCAAAAGTGCCGTGCAAAAGCAATGAAAAAATAAATGTCCTTTGCAATCCCATCATCTTTTTATATGCACCCGAACAAACTACATCTCAAATTTTATCCCTGCATAAGCAGAAAGTCCCGGCGTGCTGTATCCGCCTGCTGTTGAATAATCTTCATCAAAGAGATTATCCACCCTTGCAAAGAAGCTGGTATCCTTTCTTAACTTGTAGCTGCCGCTGAG includes these proteins:
- the cobU gene encoding bifunctional adenosylcobinamide kinase/adenosylcobinamide-phosphate guanylyltransferase codes for the protein MKNKIVFITGGARSGKSSFALREAEKIDGRKAYIATAQALDDEMKERIRKHKDERGAEWDTFEEPFKIPEIISDADTKYSVVVLDCLTLWLSNLICGNMDCSREIDGLIAVLEDLMKKANNSKLFIVSNEVGMGIVPENELARRFRDTAGFLNQKVAEIADEVYLVTAGIPIKIK
- a CDS encoding energy transducer TonB yields the protein MMGLQRTFIFSLLLHGTFAALLLLAVRFQGESGKMLNEKVFFIDLKSDVEKPAKAVTKDVSLKKTVVKKMQKEPALIVNKREHDEEIISRDPESDNREVSFTKSLSIDPGDTSGAAKGSDITFSNEKMEYTNSIQGGEEIITSSKTTDDKRGGISESDALKLISSAIEREKTYPKIARRRGIEGTVHVSFRIGASGEPSEIEVLKSSGYNMLDEATMKAIKKAGPYPYIEDRVEVPVTYRLDD